The window CATTCTACTTGTCTATCCGCGTGCCAAAAATCCGAAGGTTAAATTTATCCTGTCAAGGAGCTTTTTGAAGGCATATTCCATCCACAGTGGCCCACAAAAAATCAACGGTGGGAATTGATTTACTGAATATTAGGAAACATTCTGAATTATTAGAaaacattttgaattttgaatttttgtaacGTAAGCTTtggattttatattttgattttttttttataaaaaaattaaacttcTTATTCTTTTGAAATCATCCCCTCAATGATGGGGCTTGACTATCTCTTCTATAAGCTATTTATTCACCTCATATGAATGCAACAATGTGTGTGAAAGTTTCTTCATCATTATTCTTTGGGTTTTTAGCTAATATACACCCTTTATATCATAAGAGCACTTAAACAGCATCACTTTTGAAAACATTACTTTTTTACACGTCCGTGCACTGATGCCTTTTCTCTTAGATGAAATTGCTTTTAAGCACCTTTTTCAGATCTGAGTAATGGTATCTTCTTCTTACATTAGTTTCTAACAAACTCTTCCACCTaagtgcttttatttatttatttatttatttatatatatattattttttttcaattttttatgcgTTAAAAAAAGAGAGTAATGGATTAGGTATGACCCCAACATCACCCAAGACGATCACACCCtcattgtggggctcactttgacgcatggattctatatccatgctgtccatccatttttttcatatcattttagggcatgagggcatgaggccaaaaaagAAGTGGATCCAAGtctaaggtggaccatgccataagaaatagtggtgattgactattaacaACTTATAATAGGCtataaagttttggatgaagttaatatttgttttttttagccTTCATTtaggttcatgtgaccttataaacaggttggatggtaaataagtaTTACGGAAACATTACGATAAGCCATAAGAAGTTTTAATAAtgggatattcaatcaccactgttttttataaTACGGTACAcataagatttgaatatgcttcattttttagcatgtaacctaaaatgatttgataaaacggatggattgGGTCGGTATAAAACAACCACACCAAAATGGGACCCATGATAAGAGGCACATTGCCTTGGGTGAAGTTGGGGTCGCATCTAATCCACTCCTCCAAAAAAtaggttcttcttcatcttctttcaaTAGATTTTGCATGGATgggtctttattttattttattttaattttttttttaaagaaacaaatGTAATGAAAGAAAAGCGATAGCAAAACACGAGAGAGCTATGATCGTTTTTGTGAGTAGCTTGATAGTCGAAATGAGAGTGAACATAATCTGATGACATTATAAACTTTATGCTCACTTTTGAACAGTTAAATAGTATTCAAATAAGATGATTCTAATTCTATctaaaaatttattaaattatattTTCAACGAGTACAAGATTACCAAAACCAACTTGtagcgagggagttatgaccattttttgTGAAATCTCGTACATCTAAAAATGTGAGCAAACGTAACaaatttgggcccacttttggttAGTCAAATGAAATCTGAATGAGATtattcaaaatttatttaaaagtTTATCAACTCATCTTTTCAATAAACATAAGGTTACCTTGATCGGAATTGTAACGAGAGAATTATGACCTTTCAAAGTTGGGTCAAAATATATACTCTCATGTGATTGCGCAAGCGTAACTAATGTCACCAAGAACTTTGAGCCCACTTTTAGATGGTTATAGGTGTCCAAATAATATGATTCAAAGACCGTTTAAAAGTTTGTCGAATTATCTATTTAACGAGTACAAGATCAACCCAATTAGAGCTGTAATGAAGGAGTTACGGCCTTTCAAAGTTAGTTCAAAATCAATACTCTCGCACAATTGCATGAGTATGACTAATGTCATTAGAAACTTTGGGCTCACTTTTGAATAATCAAATGGTGTTCAAATAAGATCACTCTAACGCTATTTGAAAGtatatcaaattatctttccaacgaatAAAAGATTACCTCGATCGGAGCTATAATGAGGGATCTTTCAAAGTAGGTTCAAAATCTAGTACTCTTATGTAACCGCATAAGCTATCGCTAACATTATGAAAGACTTTAGGCCCACTTTTAGACAGTCAAATAGTGTTCAAATGACATATTACTAAAGAATTGAGGGCAACTTTCATTATTATAATTTCGAAAAAGAAAGGGACAAAATATTTGATGGATTTTATACCGTCAAGTTTGCTTGGGGGTCCTCAAAAATTTTGGTAAAGATTCTAGCTTTCATATTTCAAATGATTTTTGGAAGTATAATCTCAAAGCCTCAATGAGCATTTGTAGCTAGGAGGCCATTAGCGAATAATGCATTAATGGCTCATGAATACATTAATTCATGtcataagaaaatgaaaaaatgaaattATATTCAACCTCGACATAAGAAAGACATGATCACACAGATTACGAATTTCTAGATTATATGTTCGGTCGTCCAAGTGGTTGGTGAAAAGAGAAGTCGAATTCAGGCATATGTGTAAAAGTCGCCTCATTTATCGGCCTTAGTGAATAGGtccctaaaaaaaaaatttattggctTATGGGGGATTGAACCGGGGGGACTTACTCTCTCCTTATCTATTTGTGGTTATGTCAAAGCTTTAAGCAAAATGGTCGATAAATGTTTAGCTATGGGGCTAGTTGAATATTTGAAGATGGATAAGTCAGATTTCCAAATCTCTCATCTTTAGCACGCAAATGATATAATTTTATTATGCCACACAGATGAGGCTGGATAATATAAAGAATAGTATTTTATGCTTCAAAGTCGTCTTTGGTTTGAAGGTAAATATTCACGAGAGTAAGTTGTAGGGGGTTCATCTTAACAAGGAGGAAGTGATCAAGTCCAGCTAAGTTTTTGGTTGTTGGGTTATTTCAACCTCATCCTATCTTAGCCTTCTGTTTTGCAAAAACCAACTAAGCATTTACAGGATAAAAGTTATGAAATGTTTGAAGGGAAGCTATTGAAATAAAAAGCAGCCATTCCTCTTTGGATAGAAATTTGACGTTGATAAGGCAACAATACACTTAAAAAATTATAACGACAGCAAATGACTAAATTTCTGGTTTATTTTATGTCATTATTTCAAATATCTAAAGATTATGTTGGACAAATTAGAGAGGCTTAGAAGGAATTTCTTATAGTAGTgagtgaaaaaagaagaagagaaaaatgcgTGACTTTCACTCTGATGTAGTGGGAAAAGGTGTGCAAACCATTAGATGAAGGGAGTGTTGGGCTAAGAAATTTTGAAGCCATGAACTCCACATTGCTGGGAAAATGGCTTTGGAGATTTAAGTCAAAGGATGGCAGTTTTTGGAGGAAGGTTACTTCAAAAAATTATGAAGTTCGGATAGAAGGTTGGTGAATAAGGGACTCATCTCTTTATAAGGCCTTGTACTTTTGGAAGTCAGTGGTTAGTTTGAGATTAAAATTTTTGGAGGGAGACGATTTCTCATTGGGAGATATTAAGAGGATTAGGTTTCCAAAGGATGTTTGGCTGGGCAAGAAAGCGTTGAGAGAAAACTTTCCAAGACTAACTAGAATTGCCATAGGGGCGAACATCCTATTTTTTGAGTTTTCTTGTAAGGGAGGTGATTTAAGCTCCCCCTTGCCATATGAGTTTGTCAAACCCAGAGTTGGAAGACCTTGTAAGGTTTTTGGAGTGGTTGAGAGGTGTTTTCCCCTTAGTTGGGAGAAAGGGATgttactcaccattgaaactatcaaaagatgATGATGCTGCTCCCAAATGAATGCGACGTGTTTGAGAAATGTAGAATCGGTTTATCACCTTTTCATCCATTGGTACTCCCAAATGTATGTAATGTGTTTGAGAAATGTAGATTCGTTTTATCACCTTTTCATCCATTGGTACTCCCAAATGTATGTAATGTGTTTGAGAAATGTAGAGTCGGTTTATCACCCTTTCATCCATTGCTCCTTTGTTAAAGaaatctggattatttttttccCCCTAGTGTGGCTTGGGGGTAGAGTGGGAAAGGTAGGGAGGGCAGTTTGCAGATATGGAGGTGAAGTAGGAAATATAGGGAGGGCAGTTTGCAGACTTCTCTCTGTTGTAGCTCACTGGCAGTGCATCTGTACCCTTTAGGAGAGGTCATTCTTATCTACTGTCATCATGTTACACCGAGTTGCATCCGGTTGGCTGTGTTTTGCCACAAGTCATAGAGTTTTAGTACTAGGATGATACCGTCACACCCAATTGGAATTACAGTAACAGCTACCGTGAAATGAAAAAAGGAGGAATGGGAACATATGGGCCTGTTTGGCTGACACTTCAAAAAAATTTAGAAGGAAAAAAGCGAGAGAGATGAGCATATCAAATATGTATCAGAGATTAATCTTAATccctaccaaaaaaataaaaagatctctTATACATAATTAAGATGAAATAAAGTGTGATgaactctctttcttttattttttatttttatttttaatttaaatttttacaaGTGGGAACCAAACAGACCTCAGCCCATGTCAATAATGATTTTAAATAAAAGATGGCAGTATAATCCAAAACACTATGGCCTTAAAACAGCTTCCACTTCATTACATAACACAGTCGTGTGTAGCTACAGTCACCGTTGCACAGCATTTATAATAGATGCTATGGAATCTAAACTAATTGGGTTCCTTACTCCccgattggtggacatctaacgGACGGTTGAATGAACAGATTCAATGAACAAATGTCCGCTAATCAGAGGCTAGGAACGTCCAATCAAGATGGTTTTAGGGCTATAACCTAtctagagtgggtcccaccattttgaCAATTAATTTGACAAGTGACCACCACATCCCAAACTAAGCCctatctagtgggtcccaccatattgaCTACTAACTTGATCAGTGACCACCACATCCCAAACTAAAATGGTTAGACTACTGAGGAAAGGGCCACCCCACGCTACAAAGGAAGGCGATCACCTGCACGCTGCGTAGTGCAGCAAAACTCTCTACATTAGTCCTTGGATTATAAGACACAAACACCCATATGCTACTCACAAACATTCTAGATATACTTACAAATGGATTACGGTGTAAATGATACATTGCGATCCGGCACGTCACCAAACACTGCCAGGTCTCAACCCCATTAGCAAAAGGCATGGGTCTCCCAGCAGCTAAGACGGAGCCCCCCCAGAACCACAAGTGGGCCTGGCCAATAGTCGGCCCGCTTGCTTCTGCCTGCCATCTCCCACCTCTTTGAACTCCACCCCCATGTCAAGGCCAAACCCCACAACATCCCTCCCATAGATATTCCGATCCCACCTGCCTATGAAATCACACTTGTCGTCCCCCGGATGCGGACCTGGGAACCCACAGTCATCCACTCTCTGTTTCTTGAGCGGAGAACCTGTAGGTGGTTGGGAGGGCGGCTTGTGTTTTTCATCGTCCGCCTTGAGAGTCCCGCCTAGCTTCTGCTGCTCCTCAATGATCTTCTGCAGGTACTTACTTTGGGCTTCAATTCTCAGCTGCAACTGTCTTTGTACCTACAATGCATTATCTATGAGAGAGGGGAACTTCAAATGCACATTGGCTTCACTTGCTTGGACTTGGAAGGAAAATTGAAAAGACACAACAAGACCAGACCTCAAGCTGATCATGGAGCCGCTTCTGCACCTCCATCTGCATCCTCAGTGCTTCATTAATTTGTGATCCTCTGTCAACACAAAACACCCATCACTGGGGAGTCTTAACAGTTCCATTTCCAATGAAATGATAAGGACCACAGAACTAAGACATGTAACGTCTATCAACGAAAATATGACAGCAATATTACACCGCCATTTTAGAACTTGTGGTGTCTCATTACCCGCAGCAAACATTAACATCAATCCAGTCTGAGTTGTAGAGAGTCCATTTTGGATGGCTCATAGGCTGAATATCACACTGATTGAACAATTCTAACCACCCAATTTGGTGGTGGCCATCCCATGGTTGGTAGAAGCTACAATGGCCAGTAGTCCAAATTCAAGAAAACTTCAAAGATGGTTTGGTATCTGAGAGTTTGGGGCTATACTCCATCTCCAGTGGGCCTACAAGTTGGACACTCTGGATTGATGCTTGCATGCCTCGTGCATGGTGGATTGAACATCAcaagtttatatatataaaaaaaagggtCAACAATTACTCTAATCTACCGGATATCCTAAAAGGATAGTCAGTCTGCAGGTCACAACAAGCAGTCAATTTACTTACGGCGTAGAATCCATGCTAGAGAGGGAATCACTGGaatctttcttttcctctttggAGCCTAAGAAACACACGCTTTGAAACTGAGTAATGATCAAACAAGGCTGTTTGAAACCGATAGGAAATCTACACCAAGTAGTCATTCAAATGGATTCCAGAATGGAAGGGTTGGAACCTTTACCATCAGCTGGAGATTCAGGAAGGTACTTTGCCAGCCGATATTTCTACAGGGAAAGACAACAACAAAAAGTTAGTTGGCATTATACAGAAGTCTAAAATAACAACAAAAAACCTCAATATTCACAAAAGGCTCAAAAGTCAAAGCTAACAGCAGAAAACCTAGATATTGAATGACACGTGATTAAACAATGGGTCTTGACACAAGATTATCTACAGCTACCTAAAGTTTTCAGTTGATACAAGTGGTATCATGGTTGAGTAATCCAAACCCTTGGTATGAATGGGCCCTATCGTAGGCGCCCCATATCCCAAAGATATCCAAAATAGGAAGATCCTAGCATTCAAATGTTAAGCCATTGGGTCCAATGCAGACCTTGTTCTGATGGGATCAGACAGCACTAGTGCTGGTATGATTGCACCCTACAATGTAGGACCCTATTGCTGTGTTTTTCTTTCCTACCTATCCATTTTGTAGCCAGCAATTGAAGGGTAACCATTTTTCCATCCAGAAGTTATTTGGTGCATGGGCCACCATGTTAACAGATACAATAACTGAACCGAGGGCCTGACCTACATAAATGGAAACCTGAGCAAACCATAGATACACTCAGATCAAAGTATCAAGCATTATGTATTCCATATAAATACCTGTAAATGGCTTTTCACATGATAAATAGTAAGTCCTGGTACACCCATCACTCTTAGAACACCTTTTGGTGTTGCCCCTGAAGCCAAGACAAGGATAAAATGTAAGTACGCTATCATTAAGAGAATGTAAACATCCAAGAAGATGTCACTAGATATTGAAATAAACAGAAACAACAATTAGCACATTGAGGGAGCGCATATGATCAAAGGGTAGGCCCCACAGCCTATTTGGATGATAATCAAGTCCCTAGAAACTATCTGATCAAATCCCGTTTGCATGATCTGAGGCCAATTACACAGTAGGCCTCACTTATAAGCACAGATGGTCTTGATCAATGTAGCCTCAGACACATACATTGTTCACCTAGGTGCATTGTCCATGCATAGACCCACATTGGTCATAGCACAAATACTATCTTTAGTTCCTATTTTCAAGTTTGATAGATtggtttccttttttttaaattttttttttattttttttaatatatactaTTATTAACTTGTTCAGCATGAAAGACATGTCATTAGTTGAGCTAacaattttgttttgtttttttttttttttttcttaattcagTAGTTGGGCAGTTGAGCTAATATATGAAAGTATCTAGAAGATAGGCACTGTGGGTGATTCGAGGCATGCTCAGATCAATAAAAATTCTGAATTTCTGCTTCAGCAATTGGGGTTTAAAGAAGAATggctcttttatttcttttcaagtGGTGCGATTCCATTAGGGGACTGTTGGAACCCTCTTTGAAAGATCCTCTTCCTCCCTCAAACCCTACATTTTTATATTCTATGGTGTGCATGACTCCATACCATCAAGGCATCTTGTTGCTGGTCCTTTCTGCAACAAAGAATGAGTTGTGCTTATGAGTTAGGTACGTTTATCAACTGAAATCTCAAATTTCTGGACTGTGTCAACAAAGAGAGCATAAACCCTGTCTTATGAGGTATCCATGAGGCAATAGATCATAAGCTTACGAATAAAGGCTTAAACtcataagggtctgtttgggtagGGTATCCTACTAAATTGAGATTAAGCTTAATCCTGATTTTGGTAGCTCCCACATCATCCATGTTGGATTGGCAGCCCTGAAGTGGCGTTTCCCTCTGTATAAATGcaaggcctgtttgattttctaaagtaAACGTAATTGcattgtaaataggtaataattatttccatgTGTAATTATGGCATCGTTTTCTAGGATTGATTTGACCCTTACTTTTCTCAAGGCTAAAATCGAGGATGCTgccaaatatttgtggggcccactatgatgtatgtggattatccacaccgcccatccattatgccaattgaatttagggcatgagccaaaaaatgagccagatttaaagttcaagtggaccgcaccacaggaaaaagggaatcgaacactcaccgttaaaaacttcttggggccactgtttactttggtgtgggccacttcaacgttggatctgcctcatttttcagctcatgcctcaaaatgccaTGGTAaagcagatggacaacatggatatgtcatatacatcatggtggggcccacaaatttaagttaatCCTTTTAGGACAGTTTTCCCAAGCAGAAGTACTTGCCTATTTCCAAACACggtgaaattgtaataagtaGGTATTTACAGGGCATTtacaatgaaattgaaaaatcaaacaggcccttagagaagTTTATGAAAAAACTTGAAATGTCACTAATTGCATTTATGTGGAGGAATGCGCCACTTTAGCGTGACAAATCTGACATGGAGGGCATGGGGCCTGCCAAATTGGGAATACACTTAATCCCAATTATGCGGGATCCCCTACCCAAAAAGGCCCTAAAAAATCTAATCTCATttcagattattatttttttacatccATCAAATCCAACAAATTTCTAAAACTTGTTTGATTGCAGAGTACAGATTTCCTATTGTAGGCATCTGACAATCAAGAGGTTTACGTTTTCCTGATGCAACATCCAAGTGTCCATAATGCAAATTAACGAACAGTCTAACAAAAATTTCCTACTGGGCATTTGGCGCAATGTGTTTGTGGAAGAAGCAAACTGGCTCCTACATGATCTCATTGCAGTAAGAAACTGCAAAACGCATCAATCAACAAACATAATCTAAACAATCATTGTTGCAGCTGGTGAGAAAAAGACCAACTCAGGAAGAAACAATCATTTTGAGGCAAATGCATGTCATatgcatcaaccattaaaatccatcATTTGCAAAATTTACTAGTTTTAGGCCACAAAGATTTCCAAATGATGTAAGCAAAACAAAGTTCTAAATATCAATTTCGAGGGGCATATCGACCCAGCCCATAACCCATAGAATATGGGCTGTATTGGGCCATATCGGAGCAGTATCAGTCaaatttgtttaatgaaaaatttcaaaaaaatagcaGAAAAGGAGAAACACAAGAATCTATT of the Magnolia sinica isolate HGM2019 chromosome 7, MsV1, whole genome shotgun sequence genome contains:
- the LOC131251029 gene encoding myb family transcription factor PHL7-like isoform X2, which gives rise to MRSCRSQFASSTNTLRQMPRATPKGVLRVMGVPGLTIYHVKSHLQKYRLAKYLPESPADGSKEEKKDSSDSLSSMDSTPGSQINEALRMQMEVQKRLHDQLEVQRQLQLRIEAQSKYLQKIIEEQQKLGGTLKADDEKHKPPSQPPTGSPLKKQRVDDCGFPGPHPGDDKCDFIGRWDRNIYGRDVVGFGLDMGVEFKEVGDGRQKQAGRLLARPTCGSGGAPS
- the LOC131251029 gene encoding myb family transcription factor PHL7-like isoform X1 produces the protein MYHAKKFSTVALVPHKAQSAEQLANVGVLGGSTINNPPVSGGSGKQRLRWTSDLHDRFVDAITQLGGPERATPKGVLRVMGVPGLTIYHVKSHLQKYRLAKYLPESPADGSKEEKKDSSDSLSSMDSTPGSQINEALRMQMEVQKRLHDQLEVQRQLQLRIEAQSKYLQKIIEEQQKLGGTLKADDEKHKPPSQPPTGSPLKKQRVDDCGFPGPHPGDDKCDFIGRWDRNIYGRDVVGFGLDMGVEFKEVGDGRQKQAGRLLARPTCGSGGAPS